In Chryseobacterium lactis, a single genomic region encodes these proteins:
- a CDS encoding SusD/RagB family nutrient-binding outer membrane lipoprotein: protein MKKYIISFIALATVLSSCNDFEDINNNPFTVDINKAEPEYFLNNSILGAQQDPNIAERVFVLYWKTAARQHLTTGIAGGSYDDSWTVEYWKGISEWLNNANAAIEIANQKKAIGQGKPYYDNLIQVSRIWRAYLMSEFSDNFGPQPIQAFKGTNPQFNSEKDTYYFILDELKDAVAKMNVNQGAPENPNAYDMAYGFNWGNWVKYANSMRMRVAMRIAEVDPAKAKAEFEAAANSNMLITTSADNFTVKEDTGWNPLSGVMSREWNSQILSATLNNMYIGLGGINSTDQLPAGQHPTVKASDYIGIKYDEQFTTMTNDPSAGYWLDGLPNKIDPRAYKTFYIPGDLTNPIYSLYPTYTNQATTNYGDLTFADNSKVTINTVNTWNAYTIGNWGVKGQRNGLRNVVGCMPALGKQYREGKNSRIFFASWETYFLMAEAALKGWAVPMSDEAAYNKGIQDSFTYNGVSQFYGQYIASTDYNRDGTSVSYSHITEPGGSHTMKYKDPSTGNLVSVDIKYPVNTIYKNGSVKNDKLTKIITQKYIANMPWLPLESWNDQRRLGLPFFENPAVETPLVNLPNLNSGNYMTNSIQNFPQRLRYPSTFRNTDQPGYDKAVQLLGGADAVLTPLWWAKH from the coding sequence ATGAAAAAATATATCATATCTTTCATAGCACTGGCCACAGTTCTTAGTTCGTGTAACGACTTTGAAGACATTAATAATAATCCTTTCACTGTAGATATTAATAAGGCAGAACCTGAATATTTCCTTAATAATTCTATCCTTGGAGCACAGCAGGATCCTAATATTGCGGAACGTGTTTTTGTTCTGTACTGGAAAACTGCAGCAAGACAACATCTGACCACAGGAATTGCAGGGGGTTCCTATGATGACTCATGGACCGTTGAGTATTGGAAAGGAATTTCGGAATGGCTTAATAATGCTAATGCTGCGATTGAAATTGCTAATCAGAAAAAAGCGATCGGGCAGGGGAAACCCTATTATGACAATTTGATTCAGGTTTCCAGAATTTGGAGAGCTTACCTGATGAGCGAATTCTCAGATAATTTCGGTCCTCAACCTATCCAGGCATTTAAAGGAACAAATCCTCAGTTCAACTCTGAAAAAGATACCTATTACTTTATTTTGGATGAATTGAAAGATGCTGTTGCTAAAATGAATGTCAATCAGGGAGCTCCTGAAAACCCTAATGCTTATGACATGGCCTATGGCTTTAATTGGGGGAATTGGGTGAAATATGCCAATTCTATGAGGATGAGAGTTGCGATGAGAATTGCAGAAGTTGATCCTGCAAAAGCAAAAGCTGAATTCGAAGCTGCAGCTAATTCAAATATGTTGATTACTACAAGTGCTGATAATTTTACCGTAAAAGAAGACACAGGCTGGAATCCTTTATCAGGGGTGATGTCCAGAGAATGGAACTCTCAGATCTTATCAGCGACCCTAAATAATATGTATATAGGTTTGGGAGGAATTAATTCTACAGACCAGTTACCGGCAGGTCAGCATCCAACAGTGAAAGCATCTGATTATATCGGAATCAAATACGATGAACAGTTTACAACAATGACCAATGACCCAAGTGCAGGATATTGGCTGGATGGGCTTCCCAACAAAATAGACCCAAGAGCCTATAAAACATTTTATATTCCCGGAGATCTTACCAATCCAATTTATTCTCTTTATCCTACTTATACCAACCAGGCAACAACAAATTATGGTGATCTGACATTTGCAGACAACTCGAAAGTTACCATCAATACCGTTAATACCTGGAATGCTTACACTATAGGTAACTGGGGAGTTAAAGGTCAGCGAAACGGTCTTAGAAATGTGGTTGGATGTATGCCTGCTCTGGGTAAACAGTACAGAGAAGGTAAGAATTCAAGGATATTCTTTGCCAGCTGGGAGACCTATTTCCTGATGGCTGAAGCAGCATTAAAAGGCTGGGCTGTTCCGATGAGTGATGAAGCTGCTTATAATAAAGGGATACAAGATAGCTTTACCTATAATGGCGTTTCACAATTCTATGGTCAGTATATTGCTTCAACAGATTATAACCGTGATGGGACTTCTGTTTCGTATAGCCATATTACAGAGCCTGGAGGCAGCCATACTATGAAATATAAAGATCCTTCCACAGGAAATCTGGTTTCTGTTGATATCAAATATCCTGTGAATACCATTTATAAAAATGGATCAGTTAAAAATGATAAATTAACGAAAATCATTACACAGAAATATATTGCCAATATGCCTTGGCTTCCTTTAGAATCCTGGAATGATCAAAGAAGACTGGGACTACCATTCTTTGAGAATCCTGCGGTAGAGACTCCATTGGTTAATCTTCCTAATCTGAATTCAGGAAATTATATGACCAATTCTATTCAGAATTTCCCTCAGAGATTGAGGTATCCGAGTACATTCAGAAATACGGATCAGCCGGGATATGATAAGGCTGTTCAGTTACTGGGCGGTGCTGATGCAGTATTAACACCTCTTTGGTGGGCTAAGCATTAA
- a CDS encoding SusC/RagA family TonB-linked outer membrane protein, with translation MNKLIVKIGLLPSLFFGLNGLYGQNTDSTKAAKIDEVVVTAYGVKKEKKTLGYSFQDVKGQTLVDAKETNVTNALVGKVAGLQVIKGGFGPASSSRINLRGFNSLKGDSQPLIVVDGVPLSNGMGVKPKQNNGYFNNDFWNPDLDMGNGLNDINADDIESMSVLKGGAASALYGSRGGNGVILITTKTGKRRGGVGITYSTSLGFESIFMKPDMQNSFGLGLNGIGNPANSDNTSSWGPAIEGSNMKRYDNLSNFFRTGINSQHTLNFQENLGEGTSLYTSVNYLNDNSQIPNSKFERFNFMAKMNSTFGAQKRWTSEVKVQYISSKAKNRPSGGRGDGNYYSNILLMPQNIDIRDYREGQTQNNVKSNWITPNGINPYWSAYNSLNADKKDRMLLNGYLKYQFNDWLSADVRLGTDFYALNADAKVWTGSSRRNAYATSEEKFYENNYIASITAKKDNLFGKWGGSVSVYGQMMESRTKALYFSTQNLIVPNVFSVTNTSDLAGIANSEIDLWKKINSVFAAVEINYDGYWFINATARNDWSSTLNAQNRSYSYPSVSTSLVLTEMLNKLNGTTSKVLTFAKLRAAYAVTGNSLDPYELYNTYRLAADPTGHAILGREKVLYDPYLQAEQLNTFEVGADLKFFNRLSLDVSYFNNTAKKQLINLPMNPLSGYESRKINSGKIHNSGIEIVLNTDIFKKENFSWNMNANFSKLKSEVKELDGTISKYPLGGYDNVTFFAEIGKPYGAIYGTKFLRVEDPGNPNYGKIIVGENGLPQATPDQYYLGDQTPRALFGFTNSFNYKNIGLSFQIDGRIGGKFYSATQSALQKVGLAADTAPGGRRDNFVLDAVVQQSGGGYASNTKEITPQDYWAAVTAGNLGITEQNIYDATNIRLRNIQVSYSFPKSLFQKFALQSAKVSFTANNVWMLYSKAKGIDPESVFAINSNAVGFENLSFPTTRSYLFTITLGF, from the coding sequence ATGAATAAATTAATAGTTAAGATTGGACTTCTCCCATCTTTATTTTTTGGTCTGAATGGTCTGTATGGACAAAATACGGATTCTACGAAGGCTGCAAAAATTGATGAAGTTGTGGTAACAGCTTATGGGGTGAAAAAGGAAAAAAAGACCTTGGGATACTCTTTCCAGGATGTAAAGGGACAAACACTAGTTGATGCAAAAGAAACGAATGTTACAAACGCACTCGTTGGAAAAGTTGCAGGGCTACAGGTAATTAAAGGAGGCTTTGGCCCGGCATCGTCGTCAAGGATTAATCTTAGAGGTTTTAATTCTCTTAAGGGAGACAGCCAACCTCTTATTGTTGTGGATGGTGTTCCTTTGAGTAATGGGATGGGGGTGAAGCCTAAGCAGAATAATGGCTACTTTAATAATGATTTCTGGAATCCGGATCTGGATATGGGAAATGGACTGAATGATATTAATGCAGATGATATAGAAAGTATGTCTGTTCTTAAAGGTGGTGCTGCTTCTGCATTGTATGGATCCCGAGGTGGTAATGGTGTTATTTTGATTACCACAAAGACCGGTAAAAGACGAGGAGGCGTAGGGATCACATATTCCACAAGTTTAGGTTTTGAAAGTATTTTTATGAAACCTGATATGCAGAATAGCTTTGGTTTGGGACTCAACGGTATTGGTAACCCAGCGAATAGTGATAATACAAGCTCTTGGGGGCCTGCAATTGAAGGATCTAATATGAAGCGGTATGATAACCTGAGTAATTTTTTCAGAACAGGGATTAATTCGCAACATACCTTGAATTTCCAGGAAAATTTGGGTGAGGGAACAAGCTTATATACTTCAGTTAATTATTTAAATGATAATAGCCAGATTCCAAATTCTAAGTTTGAGAGATTCAATTTTATGGCTAAAATGAATTCAACTTTTGGCGCTCAAAAAAGATGGACATCTGAAGTAAAAGTACAATATATTAGTAGTAAGGCTAAAAACAGACCTTCGGGCGGAAGGGGAGATGGAAATTATTATTCTAATATTCTCCTTATGCCACAGAACATAGACATCAGAGATTATCGTGAAGGGCAGACTCAGAATAATGTGAAATCAAACTGGATTACTCCGAATGGTATCAACCCTTATTGGTCTGCATATAATAGCCTTAATGCAGATAAAAAGGACCGCATGTTACTCAATGGCTATCTTAAATATCAGTTTAATGACTGGTTAAGTGCTGATGTAAGATTGGGTACTGATTTTTATGCTTTAAATGCCGATGCTAAGGTATGGACAGGCTCTTCAAGAAGAAATGCCTACGCAACCAGTGAGGAAAAGTTTTATGAAAATAATTATATTGCAAGTATCACTGCAAAAAAAGATAATCTGTTTGGTAAATGGGGAGGTTCAGTCTCTGTGTATGGACAAATGATGGAAAGCAGGACAAAAGCCCTTTATTTTTCTACTCAAAATCTTATCGTACCAAATGTCTTTAGCGTAACCAATACCAGCGATCTTGCCGGTATAGCGAATAGTGAGATAGATTTGTGGAAGAAGATTAATTCAGTTTTTGCTGCTGTAGAAATTAACTACGACGGATACTGGTTTATCAACGCTACGGCAAGGAATGATTGGTCTTCAACTTTGAATGCACAAAACAGATCGTATTCCTATCCTTCAGTGAGTACCTCTTTAGTGCTAACAGAAATGTTGAATAAGCTAAACGGAACAACTTCTAAAGTTTTAACTTTTGCTAAACTTCGTGCAGCTTATGCCGTAACGGGAAACTCTTTAGATCCCTATGAATTATATAATACTTACAGACTTGCTGCAGATCCCACAGGACATGCCATTTTAGGAAGGGAGAAAGTGTTATACGATCCCTATCTGCAAGCCGAGCAATTAAATACTTTTGAAGTAGGAGCAGATCTTAAATTCTTCAACAGGCTTTCTTTGGACGTGAGCTATTTCAATAATACTGCAAAAAAACAATTGATTAATTTACCGATGAATCCGCTTTCAGGTTATGAGTCCAGGAAAATTAATTCAGGAAAAATTCATAACAGCGGAATTGAGATTGTTTTAAATACTGATATTTTTAAGAAAGAAAATTTTAGCTGGAATATGAATGCAAACTTTTCAAAATTGAAAAGTGAAGTAAAAGAACTTGACGGAACTATTTCCAAATATCCTTTAGGTGGATATGACAATGTTACATTTTTTGCTGAAATAGGTAAACCTTACGGGGCTATTTATGGAACAAAGTTTTTAAGAGTTGAAGATCCCGGTAACCCTAATTATGGGAAAATTATTGTTGGGGAGAACGGATTACCTCAGGCTACACCTGATCAATATTACTTAGGAGATCAAACTCCTAGAGCATTATTTGGGTTTACCAATAGTTTTAACTATAAGAATATTGGCCTCTCTTTCCAGATAGATGGGCGTATTGGTGGGAAGTTTTATTCAGCTACTCAGTCAGCTTTACAAAAAGTAGGACTTGCAGCAGACACAGCTCCTGGTGGAAGACGTGATAATTTTGTGCTTGATGCTGTGGTACAGCAGAGTGGTGGCGGATATGCATCCAATACAAAAGAAATCACCCCGCAGGATTATTGGGCTGCAGTAACTGCCGGTAACCTGGGAATAACAGAGCAGAATATTTATGATGCTACTAATATCAGATTAAGAAATATTCAGGTGTCTTACAGTTTCCCAAAGAGTTTGTTTCAAAAATTTGCTCTTCAGAGTGCTAAAGTCTCCTTTACGGCCAATAATGTATGGATGCTATACAGTAAAGCAAAAGGTATTGATCCGGAATCTGTATTTGCGATCAATTCTAATGCAGTGGGATTTGAGAATCTTTCTTTTCCTACTACAAGATCTTATTTATTCACTATTACATTAGGCTTTTAA